One stretch of Actinomycetota bacterium DNA includes these proteins:
- a CDS encoding RidA family protein — translation MVDHDADLRVEELGLVLPEAPDPVASYVTLVQFGDLGYTSGHGPVRLDGSSVVGKVGLDLTVAAAQDAARLTALNILSTIRTRLGSLNRVTRVIKVLGLVNATPEFTEHPAVINGCSDLLVAVFGDIGRHARSAVGVGSLPGNIPVEIEVILGIRELEASSRPT, via the coding sequence ATGGTTGATCACGACGCAGACCTACGGGTTGAAGAGTTGGGGCTGGTCCTTCCCGAGGCTCCCGATCCTGTCGCCTCGTATGTGACGTTGGTGCAGTTTGGGGACCTTGGGTACACCTCTGGCCACGGCCCCGTACGTCTGGATGGCTCTTCCGTAGTTGGCAAGGTCGGTCTGGATCTGACCGTAGCTGCTGCCCAAGATGCAGCCAGACTCACCGCGTTGAACATACTGTCAACGATACGCACGCGCCTAGGTTCCCTGAACCGTGTCACCCGGGTGATCAAGGTATTGGGTTTGGTGAATGCAACACCCGAGTTCACTGAACATCCTGCGGTTATCAACGGCTGCTCGGATCTTCTTGTGGCAGTGTTTGGCGACATCGGTCGACACGCCCGTTCCGCAGTCGGAGTTGGTTCACTACCGGGAAACATCCCCGTCGAGATCGAAGTGATACTAGGTATCCGCGAGTTGGAAGCCAGCTCTCGCCCCACGTAG
- a CDS encoding histidine kinase, producing MAHTDIEPGLIRLFRWYVAVRLALLVFLQLIGQDRAAGDPLFVPEPGIIILGFLFIYLATHRLQARLGRKYLPIALWVAAIGPIVESRITIIARLAEGASANEAIADYWLLFFYLFVPLIFVAWQYRFRWVLFFSVGTFFLEAALTIPPLEDMGADLALLGGLMLGRATLFTFVGLVITKLVSALRLQREALAEGAIARERLAMSEERRRLARELHDTLAHTLSAVAVQLEGVNSIWDDDPTTARQMI from the coding sequence GTGGCACATACAGATATCGAACCGGGCCTCATCCGCTTGTTCCGCTGGTACGTAGCGGTTCGGCTCGCCCTATTGGTGTTCTTGCAGCTCATTGGACAGGACCGTGCTGCGGGCGACCCGCTGTTCGTCCCGGAACCGGGGATCATCATCCTCGGGTTCTTGTTCATCTATCTCGCCACTCACCGGCTCCAGGCCCGGCTCGGGAGAAAGTATCTGCCGATCGCCCTGTGGGTCGCGGCGATCGGTCCGATTGTTGAGAGCAGGATCACGATCATTGCCCGCCTCGCCGAGGGTGCTTCGGCGAACGAGGCGATTGCCGACTACTGGTTGTTGTTCTTCTATCTGTTCGTCCCGCTGATCTTCGTTGCGTGGCAATACCGGTTCCGCTGGGTGCTGTTTTTCTCGGTCGGAACGTTCTTCCTTGAGGCTGCGCTGACAATTCCGCCGCTTGAGGACATGGGCGCCGATCTCGCCCTGCTCGGCGGGTTGATGCTCGGCCGGGCGACCCTGTTCACGTTTGTCGGCCTTGTCATCACAAAGCTGGTGAGCGCACTCCGCTTGCAGCGCGAAGCCCTGGCGGAGGGTGCAATTGCACGCGAGCGGTTGGCCATGAGCGAGGAGCGGCGGCGCCTGGCCCGTGAATTGCATGACACACTGGCGCACACGCTCAGCGCCGTGGCGGTCCAGCTTGAGGGAGTGAACAGCATCTGGGATGACGACCCCACAACGGCTCGCCAAATGATCG